In Chanodichthys erythropterus isolate Z2021 chromosome 18, ASM2448905v1, whole genome shotgun sequence, the following are encoded in one genomic region:
- the LOC137006298 gene encoding uncharacterized protein C14orf132: MFIPDKCTLGKLLDHGGGEVFCNDAGLMLPMMSGAFMDASPMDDCSTEHSLFNSSASVNAAPPASAPAQQEEQQHMSSDAVWLWIAIIATIGNIVVVGVVYAFTF; the protein is encoded by the exons ATGTTCATACCGGACAAATGCACTCtaggaaagctgctggatcatGGTGggggcgaagtcttctgtaatgatgcgggactcatg CTTCCAATGATGAGCGGTGCTTTCATGGACGCGTCTCCCATGGACGACTGCAGCACAGAGCACTCGCTCTTCAACTCGTCTGCCAGCGTGAACGCAGCGCCCCCTGCCTCAGCACCGGCACAACAGGAGGAGCAGCAGCACATGTCCAGCGATGCCGTCTGGCTGTGGATAGCCATCATTGCCACCATCGGGAACATCGTAGTGGTTGGAGTCGTTTATGCTTTTACTTTCTAA